The region GGAACTGTTCAGATAGCTGAATTCCCCGAAATAAGTCACCTTTTAAACCAACATCACAGCTCTCTCGCCCGTCATGTAATTGCCACGTCACGCAAAAGCTTAGAAATTCAAGCGTAGTTTATCACTAAACCAAGAACCCAATCGGAGTGAAAATTTGCATGAATATTAGTTTTTAGCAGCTCTTATTCATCATGAAAgtaacatttcaggaggatcAATAGTTCTGAAGTTTGAAGTTTAGTGACTTCATGTGAAAACCAGCAATAGCGTCTTCAGTTTCCATGATCTTGTCTGTAAGTAAAGTCGAGAGATAGAGGTCTATGGGAAGATTtacagaaatgaaatgaaaagtcAAATAATGTGCATGTTTTCCGATATAGTTAGATCACATTCCCCGAATTTTATTGATACATTTTACACTTTGAGTCTTATAATTAGGCTTGAGTATCAGCTTAAGCTCACAACGGAAGGATTGAATTTTACAGTGCAAGATCAAGACATGTTTTAGCCTTGCATGGACTAGTCCATTTTCAGTAAAACCAAAGACAAGCGAAGCATCCGTGATTTCGGCAAAAAGGCACTTTCATTTGCTTACCTTCACTTTCGGAGCCGTCTGATACAAAGATTTAGGCGATGTTGGAATCATCTGCAAGTTTTAAAGCAACAATCAGCCAGCGGCCACAACGCGGGTCAATAGTCATGATCAGTGATGTAGGTATTTTTTCAACCAGGTTTAAATTCAACATCCCTCAAGAACGGTCAAGAGCTTacttctttctttgttgtcgTCTGTAATGTAGCTATCGCTGTAGTCAAAACGATGCTGTGCAGAAAGTGAGATAAAACCAGGCTTTGCACTTACCTCCTACGACAAAATCCATGATGAGAGGCGGCGAGGAAAGCGACTGCGCTTTTGATCACATGGCGTTATGGCTCGAAGATACCTCAAAAACGCTTGGAACGTCAGGAATGTGTTACGGACGGACAAATGTACAGCCAGGCGACAGCATAGACTCTGcgttgctatggcaacataGACTtaaaaagcagaaaacaaAACGCGAATATTTCACAAGCCATCGTGCTTACGACGTATATAATATTTAAAATCCACGAGCGTGGCGTAATAATTATAAGTCACGCATCCCTGAAACTTGTTGTACGTGGTTCTTTCTCCTCACTACGTGTTCTCCATAAAGACTTCTCTCATAATATttgagagaaaataaaaggaaatataaAGTGGCCCAGCTATAAACGGAAATTACATTTAAACCAAGTTAAGGCTCAACACGTGCAaacggaaaaataaaaagaaataatctCATGCGGCACGCGTTGAGATCGAAGGTTGTTGAGATCACTTTGTGTGTAGACTGTAAACTAAAACACTTATCCTTTTCAATCTCGTTGGATAGGGACAGAGTGAGGTAGATTAAAGTTCACGCAGTTGCCAGGGGGTGTGGACAAAACGTGGGGCCATGGTGTAGGCCATGACCTACCCTATGGCCCACCCCATGGCCTACCGCTGATCAGTTTTCTAAAACTCGGCTCACCATTGCTGTTAACCTGTGTAAACAACATGCCCCATGAATCTGTCATATCTACGACACTCTTCAGTCCTTTTGGCGGCGTTTCGCTCAAATTTTCTATACAGACTCGTGGTAGATTGGAATCCGAGAAACCAGAATGCTGTataaaacagtagttttgggAAACTAGCGTACGAAAGAGCAATTATTATATAGCACCTATCGCAAATTTCCGAATTTACACCttctaaataagaataaacGCTGATTAGTGAGTGTATAAAAGGCGTCGTCTAGCAACTGATGAAGGCACTAAACAAGAATGTCAAAACGTTGGGTCATGAATCGTAACTCCATTTTCGTCTTTGCCGCCATAAATAACCCGCTGATCGTTTTGTTTTATATCGCGGGCATGGCTCAGAATATCTCTGTAGTTCTTGGTGTTTTGGTCTCTATAGGCGGTTTCATGATTTTTCGAAACACCTCGCTCTGCGGTGGCTTACCTTACCTTCTTAAAAAGTTTTGTACTGCTAGACGaacaatgaaatatttaaaccaGGAAGAGGCTCAGAAAATAGACCAAGAACTGTTCAACGAGTATTCGTTTAGTGTTGACCAATTGATGGAATTGGCCGGACTGAGCGTTGCAGTAGCTTTGACAAAAGCGTATCCTAAAGGCACAAACAGCCCTTCTGTTCTGGTGTGTAGCGGTCCTGGTAACAATGGAGGTGATGGCTTAGTGGCAGCAAGACATCTGAAGCTGTTTGTGAGTGtggaaaaaatcaataatttttcattttaatttgcattttattacATTGTCCTGAGGGACCTCTTGAGGTACATGTTTTTAAAAGAGCAGGTCGATCATTCTGAAAAAGATTGTTATATTCATTACAAAgagttatttaacaattattcctcgagcccgaatgggctatgagtcaatagcccatgaggccgaaggccgaatgggctatttgactcagaggctatgagggcgagaggaatagtTAACGTTGTTTTAGTAaagtccaactagttggtcaaaaaaaatatcgagactaaacatctttcgcaagttaaagctagacatcaatccttttttaccgccaaaacattacaaatatggcgggtgcttttcgctactagtgggctataacatatagcttactagtagctcaaccaatcagaacgcagcattgatgatagaccactagttggattttacgaAAAAGGATTGTACTTACTCCGCTCATCATTTTGGGTACCCAATTTTGTGTGAACAACTAGTACATCTCCTAGGTGCCATTGCTGCAACTTCTATTTTCTCTCCTCACTAGGGTTACTGTCCAGAAATTTATTATCCCAAGAGAACGGACAAACAGTTGTTTAAAAATCTTGTGACACAGTGTGAAAAGATGAACATAACTTTCCTGGATGAGATGCCATCATCAGTGCATATTGACAGTACCTACGAATTCGTAGTGGATGCAATTTTTGGTTTCAGTTTTAAGGGCAATGCCAGGCCACCATTTGGAGATGCTCTATCAATTTTGGAACGAGTGAAAATCCCCATTTGTTCAGTGGATATTCCTTCAGGTGAGTTTACCACaaaaaattgctgaaatttAGTAAAAAAGGAGATAAGGTTTGGTCAATTGAAGATTTGACTTGACATTTTATTACTTGTCTTGCACTCTTCAGATAAAACTGCCACAGTGATAgattttaacttaaaatttgAGATACAATGCTATATTACCAAATTTTCAGTTAAAATCAGTGTACTGTTGAAATCTATCATTTTGAAGGACATTATTTTGATGATTTGGCCATGTCTGGTCTTAAACTCTGTGGCGGTAAGGCCGACACATGTCTCTGAACCTTCTGGTATACTACCTCCTTGACTAAGCATTCTCCTCTTAAAGGACATTTATTTGGTTCTCTGCAGTTCCATGGTTTGGGAGGTGTTTTTCCTTCAGGTGGTGTGTTCTGTCTTGGGATTCTTTGTTGTGTACATTAATGACAGTCTGTTTTATATTAGGTGAAACAACTGTAACTTTATCTTATTAGCTTTAggttatttttgttcaaaagtTTTCATAATTAATGGGTAGGTGGGTAGTATTCAAATGTCCTTCAAACATAAGAGTAAAAGAAATGACACTGAACTATAAGCAAACATCTGTGGCAACTGAAAGAAAGACTTCACAATCACCTGGAAAATTCTAGCCAAGGCTAGACTCTAGGACAATCTGACGAAAGGATGCTACCAATGGAATGCCAAAaacttcaacattttatataAACCGGACAGTGCAAcacttaaaaaacaaaataagctTGTATTAAATTGCAGGCACAAGAGAAAATTCCTCCTTAGATTCAATAGCATCCTTTAGAATCAATGATCAGTTCAGTTATACAGTTCAGTTATTTTGTTATGGtctatatatatttaattatacatataaacaaaatttattgaatGCAAGTCAGATCTCAGAAGATATTCATTTGTTTAATGCTACAGATATGTTTTGCATGGCAAAAGATGGCTACACTTATCAGGCAATTTAACGAGTGACCGGTACATTTCAAAACTGGTGGATATAAGCATTTAACTCTATCGCTACAAGAtatataaacaaaatgaattatAAGGAATACACAGAATGCATTACTGtgtgtcaataataatatttaaaatttttagagcacaaaaaacacaaaaatggtctattatgTTGTCATGAAGTTTTTGATTAAAAATCTGTTCTTGTGGTGGCATGAGCTTACCAATTTTCTTAGTATTCTCCATTTGACGTTAAAGGGTCTTTTTCGGTTTGTAAGTGTCCAAATGTACTTGGATAGTTCGGTTTTAATCTGTTTCTTGTGGTTTCGCAAGGATGAAGTGTGATTGCTGCGTCATTCTTTGGAGTTAGTTGCCGGTCCTACTCCTGGTTGTGACAGTTGCTTGGTATacaatgttgtttgtttggcatttttctttctttcagtaGTTGCATTCTTTCATGTGTTCTGCAATTGGGTTGACATGTAATTTGAGAGGACTTTCTTATTATGTGATGCAATAGCTGAGTTTTAGAGTGTATCTGTTGAAGATCTTGTAAAGgagatgtttttttgtaacatttgttgacaaaaaaaattatatatactgtatatatgttttttttttgttcaacaaGTATTTACTTCTGCAGTACATTATCAGTCAGAGAAGAAATGCAGTCAGCAGAAGTTCTATTTAAAATGTATAGGGTATGCTTGTACAATACTTAATTAACCATAAAAATTAGTGTGCATATTTTAAGGAAAAGCAATAACTCTGCAGTTACCAGGCTGAGGTGTTGGATGGCTATTTGGAGCAAGTAGGgcgaggaagaagaagaagaaatgtGTATTCACCCCTTGCTCATCATGTCTAGCCCCATAACAAGAAGATTGACAAAGTTAAAGTCATTTACACTTAGAAGCAAAGAGTGTTTataaacataacataacaACAATTATTCAATGGACTTTGTCAATTGTTGCAGTTTtaacaatttattttctttctcctcACATTTGCAGGTTGGCATGTGGAACAAGGAAACCCTGATGGAATTAAACCTGACTTTTTAATATCTCTGACTGCCCCAAAACTCTGTGCAAAGCATTTTAGGGGGCGGTATCATTTTCTTGGAGGCAGATTTGTTCCTGATATGCTTGCCCAAAAATACAGTCTATCATTACCAGATTACCCAGGAACAGAGCCGTGTTTGTTGTTGAAAGAGTGACCAACAAAAATAGCACCAGTTCAACAGAAGGGaaccaaattttctcattCTGATAATTTATGCATACAAAGTGACagcaatacaccttattccaaaatggcggtcaggaaattcttcttttgtttgcatgttaattaacCTCATCAGTGGATTCTCAAAGCATTCTCTTGTTAAGTTGATTTAAGTTCATTATACATTGGAAAATAAAGTTATGGAATCGATGAAATTTTGGACTCTGACGTAAGCATGAATAAATccaattaaaacaacaaaatgtgGTTCAGAACAAGGGGGGCGTTGTTTTATGCTGCATGATTTGTGTTTGAGTAATTAACGACAACTCTGTGCCGGAGATCCAACAGCATTGTAATCCGTATTTTAATAATGCATGTTAAGGACCCCAAAATGAAGATTGGGGGTAGTCTGCTTGTCTTATAGGTGTTCAattgattgaaaacaaacaaatatgtGTGTGTGGTTAGAATCTAAGTCACGGACACCTCAATATTACCAAGTGGACAAGTTTACAGTAATATCTACCACTCCAAGATTATCAATTTTGAACTGTGAAGTTATGTAAATAAAGTGATgtctgaaaaaaacaattatgttTATATACAACACTCTCACCAGCCACATGGTGTGGCCATCATCAAAGGGCGGGCAAAATTAACATGAACGCGAGAGCCGTCCTCCGTGTCTCCTGCGTACGTGAGTTGCTATCGTAACAGCGCAAAGATAACTATATTGTCTTCAATAATTC is a window of Acropora palmata chromosome 4, jaAcrPala1.3, whole genome shotgun sequence DNA encoding:
- the LOC141879195 gene encoding NAD(P)H-hydrate epimerase-like; this encodes MAQNISVVLGVLVSIGGFMIFRNTSLCGGLPYLLKKFCTARRTMKYLNQEEAQKIDQELFNEYSFSVDQLMELAGLSVAVALTKAYPKGTNSPSVLVCSGPGNNGGDGLVAARHLKLFGYCPEIYYPKRTDKQLFKNLVTQCEKMNITFLDEMPSSVHIDSTYEFVVDAIFGFSFKGNARPPFGDALSILERVKIPICSVDIPSGWHVEQGNPDGIKPDFLISLTAPKLCAKHFRGRYHFLGGRFVPDMLAQKYSLSLPDYPGTEPCLLLKE